From a region of the Acidobacteriota bacterium genome:
- a CDS encoding AAA family ATPase has translation MTTKKQTSALADQRDRDLITSALDDTLIVEAAAGTGKTTELVHRMVRVIETGRAEVTEIVGVTFTEKAAGELKLRLRETLEAARQAAAPASKKRNRLDNALRRLEEAQISTIHGFCADLLGERPVEAQVDPLFTVLTEAQARRMYNTSFQHWLQEQLADPPEGVQRSLRRPVFAGFQPGSGTHEAPIERLRNAGWELSQWRDFHAGWQRPPFDREDRIDALVERLHRFADQSASPTSRYDHLFVDTRSVRRLSEDIHRTERVTQRDYTRLESLLIELGQNQDFKRARKGRGEHYGRGISRTDVWQMRDALQTELGEFEADANADLAALLRDELRTCEERYDNAKTRAGALDFLDLLLKARNLVKNDDGVRRSFQQRYKHLFVDNHLRSAYAARPAGVASF, from the coding sequence ATGACAACGAAAAAGCAGACGTCGGCGCTCGCCGATCAACGCGACCGCGACCTCATCACCTCGGCCCTCGACGACACGCTGATCGTCGAGGCCGCCGCCGGGACTGGCAAGACGACCGAGCTTGTCCACCGCATGGTGCGTGTGATCGAGACGGGCCGCGCCGAGGTCACCGAGATCGTTGGCGTCACGTTCACCGAGAAGGCGGCCGGCGAACTGAAGTTGCGGCTTCGCGAGACGCTCGAAGCGGCTCGGCAGGCGGCGGCACCCGCGTCCAAGAAGAGGAATCGGCTGGACAACGCGCTGCGCCGGTTGGAAGAAGCGCAGATCAGCACCATTCACGGCTTCTGTGCCGACTTACTTGGCGAGCGGCCCGTCGAGGCGCAGGTCGATCCGCTCTTCACAGTGCTGACTGAAGCTCAGGCCCGGCGAATGTACAACACCAGCTTTCAGCACTGGCTCCAGGAGCAGCTCGCCGATCCGCCCGAGGGCGTGCAACGTTCTTTGCGACGTCCAGTGTTCGCCGGCTTCCAGCCTGGCTCCGGCACCCACGAGGCTCCGATAGAGCGCCTTCGTAACGCCGGCTGGGAGCTGTCGCAATGGCGCGACTTCCACGCGGGGTGGCAACGTCCCCCGTTCGACCGGGAAGATCGGATCGATGCGCTGGTCGAGCGGCTGCACCGGTTCGCTGATCAGTCAGCCAGCCCTACGAGCCGCTATGACCACCTCTTTGTGGACACCAGGTCTGTGCGGCGGCTGAGTGAGGACATCCACCGCACCGAGAGGGTGACACAGCGCGACTATACGCGGCTTGAGAGCTTGCTCATCGAGCTCGGCCAGAACCAGGATTTCAAGCGTGCTCGCAAGGGCCGAGGTGAACACTACGGCCGTGGCATTTCGCGTACGGACGTTTGGCAGATGCGTGATGCGCTCCAGACCGAGCTAGGCGAGTTCGAGGCCGATGCGAACGCTGACTTGGCTGCGCTGCTGCGCGACGAACTGCGGACCTGTGAGGAACGGTACGACAATGCGAAGACGAGGGCCGGAGCGCTGGATTTTCTCGACTTGCTGCTCAAGGCGCGGAATCTCGTCAAGAACGACGACGGGGTGCGACGAAGCTTTCAACAACGCTACAAGCATTTGTTCGTCGACAACCACTTGCGCTCCGCATACGCCGCTCGGCCTGCCGGCGTCGCCAGCTTC
- a CDS encoding PD-(D/E)XK nuclease family protein codes for MSGHECYHCKQWVEEGEAHECLTTIETGAEEVASRDEERSVVTDAVRRVPAGAVPRQEPPKGPPEKGLGGGGHRVVISASAAVRLREARAFLDAFTPGTEILLLGASRRAVDDVARGIGMENAATFGLHRLSFTQLAARLAAASLASRGWAPASTLGHEAVAARASSEAAKDEALKYLLPVSSAPGFPKALAHTLLDLRLAGVSANPLTRLPQSGPDLAGLLDRLEELMVLAGVCDRASLFDEATRVLTSPDASWLPMPTLLLDVPFDSEAEAQFLWAVIERSPQTCLTIPDGDLPAITQVRERPLPSEFLDEDEGTDLTRLTRHLFRLDPPPEREPTGELVWFSAPGEGRECVEIARRILVEAAAGVRFDEMAVLVRSPPQYQGVLEHALARARIPAYFDSGVRRPHPAGRAFLAMLNCCVENFSAKRFAEYLSLAQVPLNVDGRETWVESRDEVLSAQPGRSPEGASHNGILDPLTGASERSSEGHETDVDPSAIVSGTLRAPWKWESLLVESAVIGGSERWVRRLDGLAEQYRLMIRELKDDDPDSARIPHIERELANLQHLRAFALPLVEHVSDWPDQATWGDWLRRLEGFAPRVLRTPEHLLRVLADLRPMATVGPVSLAEVRDVLSGRLLSLAVEPPADRYGSVFVGSPHQVRGRAFRVVFAPGLAERLFPQKPREDPLLLDELRHELTSGLAVRDNRAERERLLLRLTVGAVTDRLYASFPRIESSKARSRVPSFYALEIMRAITGRVPDRETLERMAASESQASLAWPAPAEAMTAIDPFEHDLSVLRRLMFSTGEVKGHAHYMLTLNECLKRSVTERWARARRVWSKFDGLVRVTDRTRPFLEGQRLTARPYSVSALQLYAACPYRFFLSAAYGLAPLKEAEPLQRMDPLTKGRLVHQVQAEFFRAVQREQIDIAAAQVERVLDTLDETLTRIAADYYQRLSPAIDRVWHDEIAAIRTDLRVWVDQLASHGEWKPWLLEFAFGLLGHAGHDPKSLRDPITIDGRFVLRGAVDLVERKPGTRILRVTDHKTSKNRSPHRWVIDGGTQLQPVLYSLAVEEATGCSVEAGRISYCTSAGGFTDHVVPMDDRVRRTGIEVLEIVDRAVEFGMLPPAPTEEACTWCDFLPVCGPDQERRVKDKPLDPIGDLLELRGHR; via the coding sequence ATGAGCGGCCACGAGTGTTACCACTGCAAGCAGTGGGTCGAGGAAGGCGAGGCGCACGAGTGCTTGACGACGATCGAGACAGGAGCCGAAGAGGTGGCTTCGCGAGACGAGGAGCGGTCAGTCGTGACTGACGCAGTTCGGCGAGTACCCGCTGGGGCAGTTCCGCGCCAGGAACCGCCGAAGGGTCCCCCCGAAAAGGGTCTTGGGGGCGGGGGCCACCGAGTTGTCATCTCGGCATCGGCCGCGGTACGCCTGCGGGAGGCGCGCGCCTTTCTCGACGCCTTTACCCCGGGGACTGAGATCCTTCTGCTCGGGGCCTCACGCAGAGCGGTCGACGATGTGGCCCGCGGCATCGGGATGGAGAACGCCGCGACGTTCGGCTTGCATCGCCTTTCGTTCACGCAACTTGCTGCGCGCTTGGCTGCCGCGAGCTTGGCCTCCCGCGGTTGGGCACCGGCGTCAACACTCGGCCATGAGGCAGTCGCGGCCCGTGCCAGTTCCGAAGCCGCCAAGGATGAGGCGCTCAAGTACTTGTTGCCCGTCTCGAGTGCGCCCGGATTTCCCAAAGCCCTCGCCCACACTTTGCTCGACCTTCGGCTGGCTGGCGTCTCAGCCAACCCGCTGACGCGGCTGCCGCAGAGCGGGCCGGATCTGGCCGGCCTCCTGGACCGGCTGGAAGAGCTGATGGTACTGGCCGGCGTCTGTGATCGCGCGTCGCTGTTCGACGAGGCGACCAGGGTCCTGACCTCGCCCGACGCGTCGTGGCTGCCGATGCCGACGCTTCTTCTCGACGTGCCCTTCGATTCCGAGGCTGAGGCTCAGTTTCTCTGGGCTGTGATCGAGCGATCTCCCCAGACGTGCCTCACCATCCCCGACGGCGACCTGCCCGCCATCACGCAGGTTCGCGAACGGCCGCTGCCATCCGAATTCCTGGATGAAGACGAGGGTACGGATCTGACGCGGCTGACACGACACCTCTTTCGCCTCGATCCTCCGCCAGAGCGCGAACCGACAGGTGAACTGGTTTGGTTCTCGGCGCCGGGTGAAGGTCGCGAGTGCGTCGAAATCGCGCGCCGGATACTCGTGGAGGCTGCCGCTGGCGTTCGCTTCGACGAAATGGCTGTTCTCGTGCGCTCCCCACCGCAGTACCAGGGTGTACTTGAGCATGCACTGGCGCGCGCCCGGATACCCGCCTACTTCGATTCCGGGGTCCGGCGCCCGCACCCCGCCGGTCGCGCTTTCCTGGCGATGCTGAACTGTTGCGTCGAGAACTTCTCGGCGAAGCGCTTCGCCGAATACCTGTCGCTTGCACAGGTCCCGTTGAATGTAGACGGACGGGAGACTTGGGTTGAGTCGAGGGACGAGGTGCTGAGCGCGCAGCCGGGGCGCTCACCGGAAGGCGCCTCCCACAATGGCATTCTCGATCCGTTAACCGGGGCCAGCGAGAGGAGCTCAGAGGGCCACGAGACCGACGTTGACCCTTCGGCCATCGTCTCGGGCACGCTTCGGGCTCCCTGGAAATGGGAGAGCCTACTCGTCGAATCGGCCGTGATTGGCGGCAGCGAGCGCTGGGTGCGCCGGCTCGACGGCCTCGCCGAGCAGTATCGGCTGATGATCCGCGAGCTGAAGGACGACGACCCGGATTCGGCCCGTATTCCGCACATCGAGCGTGAACTCGCGAACCTCCAGCACCTTCGCGCGTTCGCGCTGCCGCTCGTCGAACACGTATCCGACTGGCCCGACCAAGCTACGTGGGGCGACTGGTTGCGGCGCCTCGAGGGGTTCGCACCGCGAGTACTTCGGACACCAGAGCACTTACTTCGGGTCCTTGCCGACCTGCGGCCGATGGCGACAGTAGGGCCAGTGTCGCTCGCCGAGGTCCGGGACGTCCTGTCCGGTCGCCTGCTGTCGCTAGCGGTGGAGCCGCCGGCCGATCGCTACGGCTCTGTCTTCGTGGGCAGCCCACACCAGGTCCGCGGCCGCGCGTTCCGCGTCGTTTTCGCCCCGGGGTTGGCAGAGCGCCTGTTCCCTCAAAAGCCGCGAGAGGATCCCCTGCTGCTCGACGAACTGCGGCACGAGCTTACGAGTGGCCTTGCCGTCCGGGACAATCGCGCCGAGCGCGAGCGCCTGCTGCTGCGCCTGACGGTGGGCGCGGTGACCGACCGCCTCTATGCGTCATTCCCACGGATCGAGTCGTCCAAGGCACGGAGCCGCGTGCCGTCGTTCTACGCGCTCGAGATCATGCGTGCGATCACCGGGCGAGTGCCCGACCGCGAGACGCTTGAGCGGATGGCGGCCAGCGAGTCTCAGGCCAGCCTCGCGTGGCCGGCGCCGGCCGAAGCGATGACCGCCATCGATCCGTTCGAGCACGACTTGTCGGTGCTTCGCCGGTTGATGTTCAGCACGGGCGAGGTAAAGGGGCACGCCCATTACATGCTCACGCTCAACGAGTGCCTCAAGCGTTCGGTCACCGAGCGCTGGGCCCGAGCAAGGCGGGTTTGGTCGAAGTTCGACGGGCTCGTGCGCGTGACCGATCGAACGCGCCCTTTCCTTGAAGGGCAGCGATTGACTGCTCGGCCGTACTCAGTGTCGGCGCTCCAGCTGTACGCGGCCTGCCCGTATCGCTTCTTCCTGTCGGCCGCGTACGGGTTGGCTCCGCTCAAGGAGGCCGAGCCGCTCCAACGCATGGACCCGCTGACGAAGGGCAGGCTCGTTCATCAGGTGCAGGCCGAGTTCTTCCGCGCTGTCCAGCGCGAACAGATCGACATTGCCGCTGCGCAGGTGGAGCGTGTGCTCGATACACTCGACGAGACTCTCACACGCATTGCTGCGGACTACTACCAGCGTCTGTCGCCAGCCATCGATCGCGTCTGGCACGACGAGATTGCCGCCATCCGCACGGATCTCCGCGTTTGGGTGGATCAGTTGGCGTCGCACGGCGAATGGAAGCCCTGGCTCTTGGAGTTCGCGTTCGGCCTGCTCGGGCACGCCGGCCATGATCCGAAGAGCCTGCGCGATCCAATCACGATTGACGGACGGTTCGTCCTGCGGGGTGCCGTGGACTTGGTCGAGCGGAAGCCGGGAACGCGGATTCTGCGCGTAACCGACCACAAGACGTCGAAGAACCGCTCGCCGCACCGCTGGGTCATCGACGGCGGCACGCAGCTCCAGCCGGTCCTCTACAGCCTCGCGGTCGAGGAGGCGACAGGGTGCAGCGTGGAGGCGGGTCGTATCTCGTACTGCACATCGGCCGGCGGCTTCACCGACCATGTCGTGCCGATGGACGATCGGGTGCGGCGAACTGGTATCGAGGTGCTTGAGATCGTGGATCGCGCCGTTGAGTTTGGCATGCTGCCTCCCGCACCGACGGAGGAGGCCTGCACTTGGTGTGACTTTCTTCCGGTTTGCGGTCCCGATCAGGAACGGCGCGTGAAGGACAAGCCGCTTGATCCGATCGGCGATCTCCTCGAGTTGAGAGGACATCGCTAG
- a CDS encoding FtsX-like permease family protein translates to MKLRMSWLDLKLAGRMLSKYPGLTLVGGFSIAFAIAVAAMAFEFLTQLVYPSLPVSGGDRIVALRMWDAAASRPERRALHEFMLWRDELRSVDDIGIFSLIERNLRWQDVAGAPVRGAAISAAAFRVAGVPAQLGRTLVAADEALGAAPVVVLGHDVWRGAFASAPDIVGSQVRVGGQPHTVVGVMPEGFAFPISESFWVPFQLTSSSHPPLEGPPVRIFGRLAPGANLEGAQVELTTVTQRVVLGNPDTHQQLRAQVLPFPNEVMDISNAVSVGLMSSNGLFILFLILMAANVALLVFVRAATREREILVRVALGADRGRVVAQLFAETLVLGLVGAFVGLLATGISMRWVFRTFESLEGQLPFWFGPSLSLTTVAYALGLTVLGALVAGALPGLKITEGNLESRLRQSNTGLQSTGVSRLWSGIIVVQVALSALAVPIAYTVFTQMLEKRGPEVPFDGSRYASARVEMDREDELGAGPQLSEEEFAALYRERYEELRLRLEAEPGVGAVTLANRFARMSHPQSAIEVETDGDLTPPRTAPRVGTASVAPDYFDALDTRVLAGRGFNSGDADSDQGVIIVNQSFVDRVLGGRNAVGRRVRYAPPPGRDADAETEPWYRIVGVVPDLAMLAEDSPDGAGLYHPLAQLPAYPVYVSGDVGGDAHLFASRLRTLAESVDPALRLDEILPLDQVGGSLMLELTLTSAIVTGVGALAILLSLAGIYSVLAFRVERRTREIGLRAALGADRLRIIIPMLKPVFVQVGLGISFAVGIVFALGVAQSARGAALVATFAVFTFVISILACAVPIRRALRVEPTEALRAGI, encoded by the coding sequence ATGAAGCTCAGGATGTCCTGGCTCGACCTCAAGCTGGCCGGCAGGATGCTCTCGAAGTATCCGGGTCTGACACTCGTCGGCGGCTTCTCGATCGCGTTCGCTATCGCGGTCGCGGCGATGGCGTTCGAGTTCCTGACCCAGTTGGTCTATCCGTCCCTGCCGGTGTCGGGGGGCGACCGCATCGTGGCGCTGCGCATGTGGGATGCGGCCGCGAGCCGTCCCGAGCGGCGGGCGTTGCACGAGTTCATGCTGTGGCGCGACGAGCTTCGCTCCGTCGACGACATCGGGATCTTCAGCCTCATCGAGCGGAACCTCCGGTGGCAGGACGTGGCCGGTGCGCCGGTCCGGGGGGCGGCGATCAGCGCGGCGGCCTTCCGTGTCGCAGGCGTCCCCGCACAGCTCGGCCGCACGCTGGTCGCGGCCGACGAAGCGCTCGGCGCGGCGCCGGTCGTCGTGCTGGGGCACGACGTTTGGCGCGGCGCGTTCGCGTCCGCCCCCGACATCGTGGGAAGCCAGGTTCGCGTGGGCGGACAGCCGCACACGGTGGTCGGCGTCATGCCCGAGGGCTTCGCGTTCCCGATTTCCGAGAGCTTCTGGGTTCCATTCCAGTTGACCTCGTCGAGCCATCCGCCCCTGGAGGGCCCGCCGGTTCGCATCTTCGGCCGTCTCGCGCCGGGCGCGAACCTGGAGGGGGCGCAAGTCGAGCTGACCACCGTGACCCAGCGGGTCGTGCTCGGCAATCCCGACACGCACCAGCAGTTACGGGCGCAGGTGCTGCCCTTCCCCAACGAGGTGATGGACATCTCGAACGCCGTGTCCGTCGGGCTCATGTCCAGCAATGGCCTCTTCATCCTGTTCCTGATCCTGATGGCGGCCAACGTGGCCCTGCTGGTCTTCGTGAGGGCCGCCACCCGTGAACGGGAGATCCTGGTACGGGTCGCGCTCGGCGCGGACCGTGGCCGCGTCGTGGCCCAGCTCTTCGCCGAGACGCTGGTGCTCGGCCTCGTCGGCGCCTTCGTCGGCCTGCTCGCCACGGGCATCTCCATGCGGTGGGTGTTCCGCACGTTCGAGTCGCTCGAGGGCCAGTTGCCGTTCTGGTTCGGCCCGAGCCTCTCTTTGACCACCGTGGCGTACGCCCTCGGGCTGACGGTGCTCGGCGCCCTGGTCGCGGGCGCCTTGCCCGGGTTGAAGATCACCGAAGGCAATCTGGAAAGCCGTCTGCGGCAGTCCAACACCGGGCTGCAGAGCACCGGGGTGAGCCGCCTCTGGTCCGGGATCATCGTCGTACAGGTGGCCCTGTCCGCGCTGGCGGTGCCGATCGCCTACACGGTCTTCACCCAGATGCTGGAGAAGCGGGGCCCCGAGGTTCCCTTCGACGGAAGTCGATACGCTTCGGCCAGGGTGGAGATGGACCGGGAAGACGAGCTCGGTGCGGGGCCGCAGCTCTCCGAGGAGGAGTTCGCCGCACTCTACCGGGAGCGGTACGAGGAGCTGCGGCTGCGGCTGGAGGCCGAGCCGGGTGTCGGAGCCGTGACCCTCGCCAACCGTTTCGCGCGGATGTCGCATCCGCAGAGCGCCATCGAGGTCGAGACCGACGGCGATCTCACCCCTCCGAGGACCGCGCCGAGGGTAGGCACCGCCTCGGTCGCCCCCGACTACTTCGACGCGCTCGATACGCGGGTGCTCGCCGGCCGCGGGTTCAACTCGGGCGACGCCGATTCCGACCAGGGTGTGATCATCGTCAACCAGTCGTTCGTCGACCGCGTGCTCGGCGGGCGCAACGCCGTCGGTCGCCGGGTGCGGTACGCGCCCCCACCCGGACGGGACGCCGACGCCGAGACCGAACCCTGGTATCGGATCGTCGGCGTGGTTCCCGATCTCGCGATGCTCGCCGAGGACTCGCCCGACGGCGCCGGCCTGTACCACCCGCTCGCGCAGTTGCCGGCCTACCCCGTCTACGTGAGCGGAGACGTGGGGGGCGACGCACACCTGTTCGCTTCGCGCCTGCGCACCCTCGCCGAGTCGGTCGATCCCGCCCTGCGCCTCGACGAGATCCTTCCACTCGACCAGGTCGGTGGCTCGTTGATGCTGGAGCTGACGCTGACCTCCGCCATCGTCACGGGCGTGGGAGCCCTCGCGATCCTCCTGTCGCTCGCCGGCATCTACTCCGTGCTGGCGTTCCGGGTCGAGCGACGCACCCGGGAGATCGGCCTGCGCGCGGCCCTCGGCGCCGACAGGCTGCGGATCATCATTCCCATGCTGAAGCCCGTATTCGTCCAGGTGGGCCTCGGAATCTCCTTCGCCGTCGGCATCGTCTTCGCGCTGGGCGTGGCGCAGTCGGCGCGGGGCGCCGCCCTCGTCGCGACGTTCGCGGTCTTCACGTTCGTGATCTCCATCCTCGCGTGCGCGGTGCCGATCCGGCGTGCGCTACGCGTGGAGCCCACCGAGGCGCTGCGCGCGGGGATCTGA